A single region of the Oryzias latipes chromosome 21, ASM223467v1 genome encodes:
- the mphosph8 gene encoding M-phase phosphoprotein 8 isoform X3, translating to MFVTPSKDICLPNKRSKFANTGIQQRRFSDKMSPVKQDCAIGGRKAFEGERSSTEEQGSSDILTFTSKLHCPRKEDAASEAKDNVSQDIDVPQNDYSMPGCSEQLTLKSNEKPPTGSNETQVKHKAKDLSSTHESQGENNQKAVEDKSLDVTKGVLLANKCLTKDDKEITRKEDDGREDMTHKEISPGVNGELDEETEDVIKDKSCGTDQAFSQSSKEGIQKPSLRPRKILQNQQPTRTSLRTRKKVIYTKPCKAKKEKCRSWKKHVCLYCKMAFKQLAKHLEQKHSEETDVSNALRLPKGSKVRQKLLDQIRNNGNFEHNQLLKDDKDEIVPKMQSEKPISSVPDFLPCQFCFAFYRKTDLWRHERSCKVPKGDQSRSENSKTTNGKSFAAGLLPVAEFLTETCREIINVMHQDEISTHIRTDPLICKYGHALSLKYANDKSQFSYIAQKMRELGRFVLAVNELDKRVKYLHEVCLPSKFELAVEGVKKIGGFDPISSKFKTISLVTKIGYSLKRAAEIAFGESRMAEDSKTENEVKTFIQLLDTKWNESFSRKVLTQSMKQDVKKVEIDKSTVTEDLVRLHKFITAEQDSATKELKESPSMSTWKKLCEATLADVCLFNRGRVGNIGRLLLRTYAQRKTKGTFMPSADQVRKITVLEQALGSTLTRLELEGQYGRNMLVLLTDRMASSLDLLVENRDQAGVSKTNPYLFARTEGPSFIRGLDCFRRSAMECDVKNPEALLSSSLRDQVATCWQLMSLRQSELDDISKIVGRSGQECHMLSQSISQLEELSKQLLKMDRTRPSSQANTTKEGTGRKPLKRRPWSEKEQAAVKHYLSEFISSMKVPGKKECNACIAAEPDLEERSWTDVKNYIHNTLQTLRRRNNQRKPDKTEDVSNPKSPKATVQNTNTVTEETSIFTMTTVNPDQLSESPNCMAVTLPNLRESLPFSQDITSCYSSMCCTNTDMLYTSQPLMSSFTPLNSTDNQVVPTFTPHNTADSLMSVYTPENGGSLSMSSLYTQNTSCLLPPALYTPHDITHSTMIPSFTTFNHPSTSMVPTYTDLNASSLSMAINSFSTLSDRSTPVLSSFTSLNHSNTPTYPTNLQKIQTVAQIVPSIHPPCASDKTQVVQENKHMCSTERQVNPNVKAQKRSKRLWNEEEQAAVKRQLGDFSKLVKVPGKKDCDACLAAEPALSTRTWREVKYFVHNSIQSLKRRGLDVASKPSTPQEPETQTPTDWDGPVYLSL from the exons ATGTTTGTCACACCTTCAAAGGACATTTGTCTACCCAACAAACGAAG TAAATTTGCCAACACAGGAATCCAACAACGGAGGTTTTCAGACAAGATGAGCCCTGTAAAGCAG gATTGTGCTATTGGTGGGAGGAAGGCTTTTGAAGGAGAGAGGAGCTCGACTGAAGAGCAAGGCTCAAGTGACATTCTGACGTTTACCTCTAAGCTTCATTGTCCAAGAAAAGAAGATGCCGCTTCAGAAGCTAAAGATAATGTCTCACAAGATATAGATGTCCCACAAAACGATTACAGTATGCCAGGTTGCTCTGAGCAATTAACATTAAAGAGCAATGAAAAACCCCCAACTGGAAGCAATGAAACTCAAGtaaaacacaaagcaaaggATTTATCCAGCACACATGAAAGCCAAGGAGAAAACAATCAGAAAGCTGTAGAAGATAAATCTTTGGATGTAACAAAAGGTGTTTTATTAGCCAATAAATGTTTGACCAAAGATGACAAAGAGATTACAAGAAAAGAAGATGATGGACGAGAAGACATGACACACAAAGAAATTTCTCCTGGTGTAAACGGTGAATTAGATGAAGAAACAGAAGATGTAATTAAAGATAAATCATGTGGCACAGACCAGGCATTTTCTCAATCAAGCAAAGAAGGAATTCAAAAACCATCACTTCGTCCAAGAAAAATCTTGCAAAATCAACAGCCAACACGAACAAGTCTAAGGACAcgcaaaaaagttatttatacAAAGCcttgcaaagcaaaaaaagaaaaatgcagatcgtggaaaaaacatgtttgcctGTATTGCAAAATGGCTTTTAAACAACTTGCAAAGCATTTAGAACAGAAACATTCAGAAGAAACAGATGTTTCCAATGCATTACGCTTGCCCAAGGGTTCCAAAGTCAGACAAAAACTGCTTGATCAAATTCGGAATAACGGAAATTTCGAGCATAACCAACTTCTCAAAGACGATAAAGACGAAATTGTGCCCAAGATGCAATCAGAGAAACCTATATCATCAGTGCCTGACTTTCTACCTTGCcagttttgttttgcattttatcGCAAAACCGATTTATGGCGCCATGAACGGTCTTGTAAGGTTCCAAAAGGAGATCAAAGTCGTTctgaaaattcaaaaacaaccAATGGAAAATCATTTGCTGCAGGACTGCTTCCAGTGGCAGAGTTCTTAACTGAAACATGCAGAGAAATTATTAATGTCATGCACCAAGACGAAATCTCAACACATATTAGAACCGATCCTCTTATTTGTAAATATGGCCATGCATTGTCACTAAAATATGCCAATGACAAGTCTCAGTTTTCTTATATTGCACAAAAGATGAGAGAATTAGGTAGGTTTGTGCTTGCTGTAAACGAACTTGATAAGAGAGTCAAGTATTTGCATGAAGTATGTCTACCATCTAAGTTTGAATTGGCTGTTGAAGGGGTCAAAAAGATTGGTGGGTTTGACCCCATTTCCAGTAAGTTCAAAACCATTTCCCTTGTCACGAAGATTGGCTACTCTTTAAAACGAGCTGCAGAAATCGCTTTTGGAGAAAGTCGAATGGCTGAAGACagcaaaactgaaaatgaagTGAAGACATTCATACAGCTTCTTGATACAAAATGGAACGAGTCTTTTTCTCGCAAAGTACTTACACAGTCGATGAAACAAGATGTTAAGAAAGTGGAAATTGATAAATCAACTGTTACAGAAGATTTGGTGAGACTCCACAAATTTATTACTGCAGAACAGGATTCAGCAACCAAGGAGCTGAAAGAAAGTCCCAGCATGTCAACTTGGAAAAAACTCTGTGAAGCCACTTTAGCAGATGTGTGTCTCTTCAACAGAGGAAGGGTTGGAAACATTGGAAGACTCCTCCTTCGGACATATGCTCAGAGAAAGACCAAAGGAACATTTATGCCCTCTGCAGATCAAGTAAGAAAAATCACAGTACTGGAGCAGGCACTTGGTTCCACTTTAACAAGACTTGAACTTGAAGGTCAATATGGAAGGAACATGTTGGTTTTGCTAACGGACAGGATGGCTTCGTCACTTGATTTGCTTGTTGAGAATAGAGATCAAGCGGGTGTGTCAAAAACAAACCCGTACCTGTTTGCTAGGACCGAGGGTCCATCCTTCATTAGAGGATTAGATTGTTTCAGAAGGTCTGCCATGGAGTGTGACGTTAAAAACCCCGAAGCACTACTTTCATCTTCATTAAGAGACCAAGTTGCTACCTGCTGGCAGCTTATGAGCCTGAGGCAGAGCGAATTAGATGACATTTCAAAGATTGTGGGAAGGAGCGGCCAAGAATGCCACATGCTTTCACAAAGTATATCCCAGCTAGAGGAACTGAGTAAGCAACTTCTGAAAATGGATCGAACACGACCATCAAGCCAAGCAAATACTACAAAAGAGG gCACTGGACGGAAACCTCTAAAAAGAAGACCTTGGAGTGAGAAGGAACAGGCTGCTGTAAAACATTACTTGAGTGAATTTATCTCAAGTATGAAAGTTCCAGGCAAAAAAGAATGCAATGCTTGCATAGCTGCTGAACCAGATCTTGAAGAAAGGTCTTGGACTGATGTCAAAAACTACATACACAACACTCTACAAACGCTACGAAGGAGGAATAACCAACGAAAGCCTGACAAGACGGAAGACGTTTCTAACCCAAAGAGTCCAAAAGCTACCGTCCAAAACACCAACACAGTTACAGAGGAAACAAGCATCTTTACTATGACAACAGTAAATCCAGACCAACTGAGTGAAAGTCCAAACTGTATGGCAGTCACATTGCCTAATTTAAGAGAGTCACTACCATTTTCCCAAGACATAACCTCATGTTATTCATCCATGTGTTGCACCAACACTGACATGCTGTATACAAGTCAGCCATTGATGTCAAGCTTCACACCGCTGAATTCTACTGATAATCAAGTGGTCCCTACATTTACCCCACACAACACCGCTGATTCCCTAATGTCTGTTTACACACCAGAGAATGGTGGAAGTCTGTCAATGTCTTCTTTATACACACAGAACACATCATGTTTATTACCCCCTGCTTTGTATACCCCACATGACATTACACATTCAACAATGATTCCTTCTTTTACCACATTTAATCACCCAAGTACTTCAATGGTTCCTACATACACAGACCTAAATGCTTCAAGTCTATCAATGGCCATCAATAGCTTCTCAACTCTAAGTGACAGAAGTACTCCAGTTTTGTCTTCATTTACATCTCTAAACCATTCAAATACCCCAACGTACCCCACAAACCTACAAAAGATACAAACGGTTGCACAGATTGTTCCTTCAATTCATCCCCCTTGTGCTTCTGACAAAACACAGGTggtccaagaaaacaaacatatgTGCTCCACTGAAAGACAAGTCAACCCAAATGTCAAGGCTCAAAAGAGGAGCAAAAGGTTGTGGAACGAGGAGGAACAAGCAGCTGTGAAGCGTCAACTTGGAGACTTTAGTAAACTTGTAAAAGTTCCAGGAAAGAAGGATTGTGATGCCTGTTTAGCTGCTGAACCTGCCCTGAGCACCAGAACTTGGAGGGAGGTGAAATATTTTGTACATAACTCaattcagtcattgaaaaggaGAGGTCTTGACGTTGCATCTAAACCAAGTACACCACAAGAACCAGAGACTCAGACACCTACAGACTGGGATGGCCCTGTATATCTCTCCCTGTAA
- the mphosph8 gene encoding M-phase phosphoprotein 8 isoform X2 encodes MNAKCYTLYHQIMKLIYFIFIFSKFANTGIQQRRFSDKMSPVKQDCAIGGRKAFEGERSSTEEQGSSDILTFTSKLHCPRKEDAASEAKDNVSQDIDVPQNDYSMPGCSEQLTLKSNEKPPTGSNETQVKHKAKDLSSTHESQGENNQKAVEDKSLDVTKGVLLANKCLTKDDKEITRKEDDGREDMTHKEISPGVNGELDEETEDVIKDKSCGTDQAFSQSSKEGIQKPSLRPRKILQNQQPTRTSLRTRKKVIYTKPCKAKKEKCRSWKKHVCLYCKMAFKQLAKHLEQKHSEETDVSNALRLPKGSKVRQKLLDQIRNNGNFEHNQLLKDDKDEIVPKMQSEKPISSVPDFLPCQFCFAFYRKTDLWRHERSCKVPKGDQSRSENSKTTNGKSFAAGLLPVAEFLTETCREIINVMHQDEISTHIRTDPLICKYGHALSLKYANDKSQFSYIAQKMRELGRFVLAVNELDKRVKYLHEVCLPSKFELAVEGVKKIGGFDPISSKFKTISLVTKIGYSLKRAAEIAFGESRMAEDSKTENEVKTFIQLLDTKWNESFSRKVLTQSMKQDVKKVEIDKSTVTEDLVRLHKFITAEQDSATKELKESPSMSTWKKLCEATLADVCLFNRGRVGNIGRLLLRTYAQRKTKGTFMPSADQVRKITVLEQALGSTLTRLELEGQYGRNMLVLLTDRMASSLDLLVENRDQAGVSKTNPYLFARTEGPSFIRGLDCFRRSAMECDVKNPEALLSSSLRDQVATCWQLMSLRQSELDDISKIVGRSGQECHMLSQSISQLEELSKQLLKMDRTRPSSQANTTKEGTGRKPLKRRPWSEKEQAAVKHYLSEFISSMKVPGKKECNACIAAEPDLEERSWTDVKNYIHNTLQTLRRRNNQRKPDKTEDVSNPKSPKATVQNTNTVTEETSIFTMTTVNPDQLSESPNCMAVTLPNLRESLPFSQDITSCYSSMCCTNTDMLYTSQPLMSSFTPLNSTDNQVVPTFTPHNTADSLMSVYTPENGGSLSMSSLYTQNTSCLLPPALYTPHDITHSTMIPSFTTFNHPSTSMVPTYTDLNASSLSMAINSFSTLSDRSTPVLSSFTSLNHSNTPTYPTNLQKIQTVAQIVPSIHPPCASDKTQVVQENKHMCSTERQVNPNVKAQKRSKRLWNEEEQAAVKRQLGDFSKLVKVPGKKDCDACLAAEPALSTRTWREVKYFVHNSIQSLKRRGLDVASKPSTPQEPETQTPTDWDGPVYLSL; translated from the exons ATGAATGCAAAATGTTATACTTTATACCATCAGATTATgaaattaatatattttatctttattttcagTAAATTTGCCAACACAGGAATCCAACAACGGAGGTTTTCAGACAAGATGAGCCCTGTAAAGCAG gATTGTGCTATTGGTGGGAGGAAGGCTTTTGAAGGAGAGAGGAGCTCGACTGAAGAGCAAGGCTCAAGTGACATTCTGACGTTTACCTCTAAGCTTCATTGTCCAAGAAAAGAAGATGCCGCTTCAGAAGCTAAAGATAATGTCTCACAAGATATAGATGTCCCACAAAACGATTACAGTATGCCAGGTTGCTCTGAGCAATTAACATTAAAGAGCAATGAAAAACCCCCAACTGGAAGCAATGAAACTCAAGtaaaacacaaagcaaaggATTTATCCAGCACACATGAAAGCCAAGGAGAAAACAATCAGAAAGCTGTAGAAGATAAATCTTTGGATGTAACAAAAGGTGTTTTATTAGCCAATAAATGTTTGACCAAAGATGACAAAGAGATTACAAGAAAAGAAGATGATGGACGAGAAGACATGACACACAAAGAAATTTCTCCTGGTGTAAACGGTGAATTAGATGAAGAAACAGAAGATGTAATTAAAGATAAATCATGTGGCACAGACCAGGCATTTTCTCAATCAAGCAAAGAAGGAATTCAAAAACCATCACTTCGTCCAAGAAAAATCTTGCAAAATCAACAGCCAACACGAACAAGTCTAAGGACAcgcaaaaaagttatttatacAAAGCcttgcaaagcaaaaaaagaaaaatgcagatcgtggaaaaaacatgtttgcctGTATTGCAAAATGGCTTTTAAACAACTTGCAAAGCATTTAGAACAGAAACATTCAGAAGAAACAGATGTTTCCAATGCATTACGCTTGCCCAAGGGTTCCAAAGTCAGACAAAAACTGCTTGATCAAATTCGGAATAACGGAAATTTCGAGCATAACCAACTTCTCAAAGACGATAAAGACGAAATTGTGCCCAAGATGCAATCAGAGAAACCTATATCATCAGTGCCTGACTTTCTACCTTGCcagttttgttttgcattttatcGCAAAACCGATTTATGGCGCCATGAACGGTCTTGTAAGGTTCCAAAAGGAGATCAAAGTCGTTctgaaaattcaaaaacaaccAATGGAAAATCATTTGCTGCAGGACTGCTTCCAGTGGCAGAGTTCTTAACTGAAACATGCAGAGAAATTATTAATGTCATGCACCAAGACGAAATCTCAACACATATTAGAACCGATCCTCTTATTTGTAAATATGGCCATGCATTGTCACTAAAATATGCCAATGACAAGTCTCAGTTTTCTTATATTGCACAAAAGATGAGAGAATTAGGTAGGTTTGTGCTTGCTGTAAACGAACTTGATAAGAGAGTCAAGTATTTGCATGAAGTATGTCTACCATCTAAGTTTGAATTGGCTGTTGAAGGGGTCAAAAAGATTGGTGGGTTTGACCCCATTTCCAGTAAGTTCAAAACCATTTCCCTTGTCACGAAGATTGGCTACTCTTTAAAACGAGCTGCAGAAATCGCTTTTGGAGAAAGTCGAATGGCTGAAGACagcaaaactgaaaatgaagTGAAGACATTCATACAGCTTCTTGATACAAAATGGAACGAGTCTTTTTCTCGCAAAGTACTTACACAGTCGATGAAACAAGATGTTAAGAAAGTGGAAATTGATAAATCAACTGTTACAGAAGATTTGGTGAGACTCCACAAATTTATTACTGCAGAACAGGATTCAGCAACCAAGGAGCTGAAAGAAAGTCCCAGCATGTCAACTTGGAAAAAACTCTGTGAAGCCACTTTAGCAGATGTGTGTCTCTTCAACAGAGGAAGGGTTGGAAACATTGGAAGACTCCTCCTTCGGACATATGCTCAGAGAAAGACCAAAGGAACATTTATGCCCTCTGCAGATCAAGTAAGAAAAATCACAGTACTGGAGCAGGCACTTGGTTCCACTTTAACAAGACTTGAACTTGAAGGTCAATATGGAAGGAACATGTTGGTTTTGCTAACGGACAGGATGGCTTCGTCACTTGATTTGCTTGTTGAGAATAGAGATCAAGCGGGTGTGTCAAAAACAAACCCGTACCTGTTTGCTAGGACCGAGGGTCCATCCTTCATTAGAGGATTAGATTGTTTCAGAAGGTCTGCCATGGAGTGTGACGTTAAAAACCCCGAAGCACTACTTTCATCTTCATTAAGAGACCAAGTTGCTACCTGCTGGCAGCTTATGAGCCTGAGGCAGAGCGAATTAGATGACATTTCAAAGATTGTGGGAAGGAGCGGCCAAGAATGCCACATGCTTTCACAAAGTATATCCCAGCTAGAGGAACTGAGTAAGCAACTTCTGAAAATGGATCGAACACGACCATCAAGCCAAGCAAATACTACAAAAGAGG gCACTGGACGGAAACCTCTAAAAAGAAGACCTTGGAGTGAGAAGGAACAGGCTGCTGTAAAACATTACTTGAGTGAATTTATCTCAAGTATGAAAGTTCCAGGCAAAAAAGAATGCAATGCTTGCATAGCTGCTGAACCAGATCTTGAAGAAAGGTCTTGGACTGATGTCAAAAACTACATACACAACACTCTACAAACGCTACGAAGGAGGAATAACCAACGAAAGCCTGACAAGACGGAAGACGTTTCTAACCCAAAGAGTCCAAAAGCTACCGTCCAAAACACCAACACAGTTACAGAGGAAACAAGCATCTTTACTATGACAACAGTAAATCCAGACCAACTGAGTGAAAGTCCAAACTGTATGGCAGTCACATTGCCTAATTTAAGAGAGTCACTACCATTTTCCCAAGACATAACCTCATGTTATTCATCCATGTGTTGCACCAACACTGACATGCTGTATACAAGTCAGCCATTGATGTCAAGCTTCACACCGCTGAATTCTACTGATAATCAAGTGGTCCCTACATTTACCCCACACAACACCGCTGATTCCCTAATGTCTGTTTACACACCAGAGAATGGTGGAAGTCTGTCAATGTCTTCTTTATACACACAGAACACATCATGTTTATTACCCCCTGCTTTGTATACCCCACATGACATTACACATTCAACAATGATTCCTTCTTTTACCACATTTAATCACCCAAGTACTTCAATGGTTCCTACATACACAGACCTAAATGCTTCAAGTCTATCAATGGCCATCAATAGCTTCTCAACTCTAAGTGACAGAAGTACTCCAGTTTTGTCTTCATTTACATCTCTAAACCATTCAAATACCCCAACGTACCCCACAAACCTACAAAAGATACAAACGGTTGCACAGATTGTTCCTTCAATTCATCCCCCTTGTGCTTCTGACAAAACACAGGTggtccaagaaaacaaacatatgTGCTCCACTGAAAGACAAGTCAACCCAAATGTCAAGGCTCAAAAGAGGAGCAAAAGGTTGTGGAACGAGGAGGAACAAGCAGCTGTGAAGCGTCAACTTGGAGACTTTAGTAAACTTGTAAAAGTTCCAGGAAAGAAGGATTGTGATGCCTGTTTAGCTGCTGAACCTGCCCTGAGCACCAGAACTTGGAGGGAGGTGAAATATTTTGTACATAACTCaattcagtcattgaaaaggaGAGGTCTTGACGTTGCATCTAAACCAAGTACACCACAAGAACCAGAGACTCAGACACCTACAGACTGGGATGGCCCTGTATATCTCTCCCTGTAA